A section of the Corvus hawaiiensis isolate bCorHaw1 chromosome 14, bCorHaw1.pri.cur, whole genome shotgun sequence genome encodes:
- the ASB12 gene encoding ankyrin repeat and SOCS box protein 12, whose protein sequence is MKHRPDKMSLMDINKMFSLLQPRDDEEDSGESEELSRAVCEDDHETLDRLLSQDRYKKLINRRSGWGVPSTPLRLAATWGCVRSLRVLLAHGAEVDSLDVKAQTPLFVAVSNGHRECVRVLLEAGASPVGSVYNNCSPLLLAARDGHVDILRQLLEHGAEANVQARLPEWAANSVACSGPLYLAAAYGHLECFRLLLLHGADPDYNCTEQGVLAQIREPKTLLETCLRHGCHSDFIRLLIDFGANVYLPNLPRDGAAPRSEGLELLLQARAHPKSLLSQSRLAMRRLLKQPGRPAALGELEIPTVLAKYLQHQP, encoded by the exons ATGAAGCACAGACCCGACAAAATGAGCCTCATGGACATCAACAAAATgttctccctgctgcagcccagggatgACGAGGAGGACAGCGGGGAGAGCGAGGAGCTGAGCCGGGCCGTGTGCGAGGACGATCACGAAACCCTGGACAGGCTCCTGTCCCAGGACAGGTACAAGAAGCTCATCAACCGCAGGAGCGGCTGGGGCgtccccagcacccccctgCGCCTGGCGGCCACCTGGGGCTGCGTGCGGAGCCTGCGGGTGCTGCTGGCCCACGGGGCCGAGGTGGACAGCCTGGACGTGAAGGCTCAGACCCCGCTCTTCGTGGCGGTCAGCAACGGGCACCGCGAGTGCGTGCGGGTGCTGCTGGAGGCCGGCGCCAGCCCCGTGGGCAGCGTCTACAACAACTGCTCGCCGCTGCTGCTGGCCGCCAGGGACGGCCACGTGGACATCCtgcggcagctgctggagcacgGCGCCGAGGCCAATGTCCAGGCCCGGCTGCCCGAGTGGGCGGCCAACTCGGTGGCCTGCTCGGGGCCCCTGTACCTGGCGGCCGCCTACGGGCACCTCGAGTGCTTccgcctgctgctgctgcacggCGCTGACCCCGACTACAACTGCACCGAGCAGGGCGTCCTGGCCCAGATCCGCGAGCCCAAGACCCTGCTGGAGACGTGCCTGAGGCACGGCTGCCACAGCGACTTCATCAGGCTGCTCATCGACTTCGGGGCCAACGTGTACCTGCCCAACCTTCCCCGGgacggggcggccccgcgcagcgaggggctggagctgctgctgcaggccagAG ctcatcccaaatccctgctgtcCCAATCCCGGCTGGCCATGAGGCGTCTCCTGAAGCAGCCTGGCCGCCCGGCTGCCCTCGGAGAGCTGGAGATCCCAACAGTCCTGGCCAAATACCTCCAGCACCAGCCGTGA